In the genome of Tannockella kyphosi, one region contains:
- a CDS encoding helix-turn-helix domain-containing protein has product MNIADRIQHLRKVKGISQEELADKVGVSRQAVSKWESEQSIPDIDKITILSDYFEVTTDYIIKGIEPKPENTKDKSDARIFTLAGTAFNFIGLIVAIVVWVEEQSPVSVMIGLILMAMGVMIFFVGQYIGEYKEKAKKQFWTINIWLLVLIPYSCTFNLIQSTIGRYSFIIQPTLELGNSVIVYGLSWIAYVVICMLLYKILSKQD; this is encoded by the coding sequence ATGAACATAGCAGACAGAATACAACATTTAAGAAAAGTAAAAGGCATTTCGCAAGAAGAACTTGCTGACAAGGTAGGCGTTTCAAGACAAGCTGTTTCAAAATGGGAAAGTGAACAAAGTATACCCGATATTGATAAGATTACAATACTAAGTGATTACTTTGAGGTTACAACAGATTATATAATAAAGGGTATCGAACCAAAGCCAGAGAATACAAAAGACAAATCAGATGCACGTATATTTACATTGGCAGGAACAGCATTTAATTTTATCGGATTAATTGTTGCCATAGTAGTTTGGGTAGAGGAACAATCGCCAGTTTCCGTAATGATTGGCTTAATATTGATGGCTATGGGTGTAATGATATTTTTTGTTGGACAATATATCGGTGAATATAAGGAAAAAGCAAAAAAGCAATTTTGGACTATAAATATTTGGTTATTGGTATTGATACCATACTCTTGTACATTTAACTTAATACAAAGTACAATTGGTAGATACTCTTTTATAATTCAACCAACTTTAGAGCTTGGAAATTCCGTTATTGTCTACGGATTGAGTTGGATTGCTTATGTTGTAATTTGTATGCTTTTGTATAAAATTTTATCCAAACAAGACTAA
- a CDS encoding M15 family metallopeptidase, with protein MKIRFDRIILVLFICSGILAGGYYFLTSSNLEEAEIEEEIEEEPANEFAVLSYYHEELLDDYIAYQEANSDYSLEDIVTHVNMGIDEPFYTSEAILVEDPYAIDVLVNKVYCFPDDFVPEDLVYVDDYRDQQMCEEAALAFQALNEACQEEGFTIYAYSAYRSISWQQQIYDNMVSIYGEERTNQTVSKATQSEHHTGLAVDVSIDGCDYNYCHESEYYDTFYDLLEDYGFILRYPEGCEDLTGYTYESWHIRYLGVDLAKEVVASGLTYDEFVARQ; from the coding sequence ATGAAAATTAGATTTGATCGAATTATACTTGTATTATTTATTTGTAGTGGTATTTTAGCAGGAGGATATTACTTCCTAACATCCTCTAATCTGGAAGAAGCAGAAATAGAGGAAGAAATAGAAGAAGAACCTGCTAATGAGTTTGCAGTATTATCTTATTATCATGAAGAGTTATTAGATGATTATATTGCTTATCAAGAAGCAAATAGTGATTATAGTTTGGAAGATATTGTAACGCATGTAAATATGGGAATCGATGAACCTTTCTATACAAGTGAAGCAATCTTAGTAGAAGATCCTTATGCAATCGATGTCTTAGTTAATAAAGTATATTGTTTTCCAGATGACTTTGTCCCTGAAGATCTAGTATATGTGGATGATTATCGTGATCAACAAATGTGTGAAGAAGCAGCTCTTGCTTTTCAAGCATTAAATGAAGCTTGTCAAGAAGAAGGATTTACAATCTATGCTTATAGTGCTTATCGTTCTATTAGTTGGCAACAACAAATTTATGATAATATGGTAAGTATATATGGAGAAGAGCGTACGAATCAAACTGTATCGAAAGCAACACAGAGTGAGCATCATACTGGATTAGCTGTTGATGTGAGCATTGATGGTTGTGATTATAATTATTGTCATGAAAGTGAGTATTATGATACTTTTTATGATTTATTAGAGGATTATGGATTTATTCTTCGTTATCCAGAAGGTTGTGAAGATTTAACAGGATATACTTATGAATCTTGGCATATTCGTTATTTGGGTGTTGATTTAGCAAAAGAAGTAGTAGCGTCTGGTTTAACTTATGATGAGTTTGTTGCAAGACAATAA
- a CDS encoding Fic family protein — translation MIEKYKSPFTITEEITNLVIEIAEQTGVLVSKQQLSKNPVLRRENRIQSIHSSLSIEQNSLTINQVSDIIDGKKVLGPAKDIREVQNAYEAYHSLTKLDPYSVHDLLKAHGLMMNDLVREAGMFRSGGVGVFDGNHLIHAGTPPQYVPQLMDDLFVWMKESTIHPLIKSCIFHYEFEFIHPFSDGNGRVGRLWHTLLLADWKEFFLWLPIESLIHDQQSGYYEAINTANTQSESTEFVRFMLEIIKSSLNELIINIEYQEESLHDKLLNLIKENNKISSIEASKKLKISQRQVQRILKDLKEKGIIEKVGANKSGGWKVM, via the coding sequence ATGATAGAAAAATATAAATCACCCTTTACTATAACAGAAGAAATTACAAATTTGGTAATAGAAATAGCCGAACAAACAGGAGTGCTTGTATCTAAACAACAGCTTTCTAAGAACCCAGTTCTTAGAAGAGAGAATAGAATACAGTCTATCCATTCCTCTTTATCAATTGAACAAAATTCATTAACTATTAATCAGGTAAGTGATATTATAGATGGAAAAAAAGTTTTGGGACCAGCTAAAGATATTAGAGAAGTACAAAACGCTTATGAAGCATATCATAGTTTAACAAAACTAGATCCCTATTCAGTTCACGACTTATTAAAGGCCCATGGATTAATGATGAATGATTTAGTTAGAGAAGCCGGAATGTTTCGTAGTGGAGGAGTAGGTGTATTTGATGGGAATCATTTAATCCATGCAGGAACACCACCACAGTATGTTCCACAATTGATGGATGATTTATTTGTTTGGATGAAAGAATCAACAATACATCCATTAATAAAGTCATGTATTTTTCATTATGAATTTGAATTTATACATCCATTTTCAGATGGGAATGGACGAGTGGGAAGATTGTGGCATACTCTTCTATTAGCAGATTGGAAGGAATTTTTTTTATGGTTACCGATTGAATCACTAATACATGACCAACAATCTGGCTATTATGAAGCAATAAATACGGCCAATACTCAAAGTGAATCAACAGAATTTGTTCGTTTTATGTTGGAAATTATAAAATCATCATTAAATGAATTAATTATCAATATAGAATATCAAGAAGAGTCACTCCATGATAAATTGTTAAATTTAATAAAAGAAAACAATAAGATATCTTCAATAGAAGCATCAAAAAAATTAAAGATTTCTCAAAGACAAGTTCAAAGAATATTGAAGGATTTAAAAGAAAAAGGGATTATCGAGAAAGTAGGAGCAAATAAATCAGGTGGATGGAAAGTAATGTGA
- a CDS encoding PF20097 family protein — MKRKNCPFCNQLFSIGYIKARGEVISWSTNKKKKQTFSSRWAVEENDIKLGIFNFLKYGARVKCYRCAECKIILIDENMVTD, encoded by the coding sequence ATGAAACGTAAAAATTGTCCTTTTTGTAACCAACTATTTTCAATTGGATACATTAAAGCAAGAGGTGAGGTAATAAGTTGGTCCACTAACAAGAAAAAGAAACAAACTTTTTCTAGTCGTTGGGCTGTAGAAGAAAATGATATTAAGTTAGGAATATTTAACTTTCTCAAATATGGAGCTAGAGTGAAATGTTATAGATGTGCTGAATGTAAGATAATCTTAATCGATGAGAATATGGTTACCGATTGA
- a CDS encoding cell wall hydrolase — protein MSPRISYTNKEVELLARIIRAEALGEGEEGMLQAGNVVVNRVVATCDVFKRTMSITDVIYQKNAFSGVGTALFNSGVRQIDLDLAKRLINGYRTYPAYRALWFKNPGKNVTCPPEFYGVLAGEYRQHCFYNPKDSLNCNI, from the coding sequence ATGAGTCCAAGAATTTCTTATACCAATAAAGAAGTAGAATTACTTGCACGGATCATCCGTGCAGAAGCTTTGGGAGAAGGGGAAGAAGGAATGTTACAAGCAGGGAATGTTGTAGTGAATCGAGTTGTTGCTACTTGTGATGTATTTAAACGTACCATGAGTATTACAGATGTCATTTATCAAAAGAATGCTTTTTCTGGTGTTGGAACTGCTCTTTTTAATTCAGGTGTCCGACAAATAGACTTAGATCTAGCAAAAAGATTAATAAATGGTTATCGTACTTATCCTGCTTATCGTGCCTTATGGTTTAAAAATCCTGGTAAGAATGTGACTTGTCCCCCTGAATTTTATGGTGTCTTGGCAGGGGAATATCGGCAACATTGCTTTTATAATCCCAAAGATTCACTAAATTGCAATATATAA
- a CDS encoding spore coat protein GerQ: protein MSYFDDLNPYLIREEQTDPLSNEESVVNPVEEYTENILKNNIGKLGTFYFTYTGSTEWRDRVYRGVLEQAGIDHFVIRDPQNNRRYLLASLYYVWAEFDEALNY from the coding sequence ATGAGTTATTTTGATGATTTAAATCCCTATTTAATTCGTGAAGAACAAACAGATCCTCTTAGCAATGAAGAATCTGTTGTTAATCCGGTAGAAGAGTATACAGAAAACATCCTAAAAAACAACATTGGTAAATTAGGTACTTTCTATTTTACGTATACTGGTAGTACAGAATGGCGTGATCGAGTATATCGTGGTGTATTAGAACAAGCTGGTATTGATCATTTTGTTATACGTGATCCCCAAAACAATCGAAGATATTTATTAGCTTCTTTATATTATGTTTGGGCAGAGTTTGATGAAGCATTAAATTATTGA
- a CDS encoding DUF1294 domain-containing protein, which produces MKYILYYLIGIQVIALFLFFIDKQKAIRHKYRIPEKTLFLVAILGGSVGAIAGMQLFRHKTKHLSFRIGLPMILIIQILLVVGLLVGTNKIVISSTKNYIMEVSDVDESIDCIVVLGASVYSDGTPSSMLQDRLDTAIEIYESNPSIPIIVSGYSSDEYYDEVASMKNYLLNQGVDSSLIVEDYYGFSTYDSIYQLKDEYESVVIVTQVYHLYRAMYIALELDIDAYGVACQDVVYDGQTTREVREVLARYKDYIYTMIDYNSLFK; this is translated from the coding sequence ATGAAATATATTTTGTATTATTTAATAGGGATACAAGTGATTGCTTTGTTTTTATTTTTTATAGATAAACAAAAAGCAATAAGACATAAGTATCGAATACCAGAAAAAACATTGTTCTTGGTTGCGATTCTTGGAGGGAGTGTAGGAGCAATTGCAGGGATGCAATTATTTCGACATAAAACAAAGCATTTATCTTTTCGAATTGGATTACCAATGATTCTTATTATTCAAATACTCTTGGTAGTTGGATTATTAGTAGGAACTAATAAGATTGTGATATCTTCTACAAAGAATTATATAATGGAAGTAAGTGATGTTGATGAATCAATAGATTGTATTGTGGTGTTAGGGGCAAGTGTTTATAGTGATGGAACACCTTCATCGATGTTACAAGATCGTTTAGATACAGCAATAGAAATATATGAATCGAATCCTTCGATTCCTATTATAGTTAGTGGATACAGTAGTGATGAATATTATGATGAGGTTGCTTCTATGAAAAACTACTTGTTAAATCAAGGAGTAGATAGTTCTCTTATTGTAGAAGATTATTACGGTTTTTCTACCTATGATAGCATTTATCAGTTAAAAGATGAATATGAGAGTGTTGTTATTGTAACGCAAGTTTATCATTTATATCGAGCAATGTATATTGCCTTAGAATTAGATATAGATGCTTATGGAGTAGCTTGTCAAGATGTTGTATATGATGGACAAACAACAAGAGAAGTACGAGAAGTGTTAGCGAGATATAAAGATTATATCTACACAATGATTGATTATAACAGTTTATTTAAATAG
- a CDS encoding CapA family protein gives MKRVNYKRVLLVVGCFSCLVVSTIFLVSQLFSNDTDQEDIEEDIVEVEEDNTVSFLAVGDNIGHDRVNAYGDINEGEYGDGSYSFLPSYSNVASYIEEADLSFVNQETIVGGDDIGIYGYPAFNTPEQMAQDLVSLGFDIINGASNHTCDMGLAAINFTCELWRQFEEVIYVGVYDSQEDADTIKTIERNGITFSVLSYTYGTNGYTIPNDYNVYLFDEDKITADVAKAKEVSDVVIVSCHWGTESVYDITDTQEQYAQLLADLEVDLVLGHHAHIIQSVEWVEGVNGNETLVAYGLGNFLSTMETLDTQLEGMLSLDFVKTDDDVVIENVEWISLVNHFEDGFETAAPTVYLLSEYSEELRQEHYVLSDYPDALEYFEEKTAEIMSNISIRE, from the coding sequence ATGAAAAGAGTAAATTATAAAAGAGTCTTGCTTGTTGTAGGTTGTTTTTCTTGTTTGGTGGTTAGTACCATCTTTTTAGTATCTCAACTGTTCAGTAATGATACTGATCAAGAAGATATAGAAGAAGATATAGTGGAAGTAGAAGAAGATAATACGGTTTCTTTTTTAGCAGTAGGAGATAATATTGGTCATGATCGAGTAAATGCATATGGTGATATAAATGAAGGAGAGTACGGAGATGGAAGTTATTCTTTTTTACCTTCTTATAGTAATGTTGCTAGTTATATAGAAGAAGCTGATTTGTCTTTTGTGAATCAAGAAACAATTGTTGGTGGTGATGATATTGGAATTTATGGTTATCCTGCTTTTAATACACCTGAACAAATGGCACAAGATTTAGTTAGTTTAGGGTTTGATATTATTAATGGGGCTAGTAATCATACGTGTGACATGGGACTTGCGGCAATTAATTTTACTTGTGAATTATGGCGTCAATTTGAAGAAGTTATTTATGTTGGGGTTTATGATAGTCAAGAAGATGCAGATACGATAAAAACAATAGAAAGAAATGGAATTACTTTTTCTGTTTTAAGCTATACTTATGGAACAAACGGATATACTATTCCCAATGATTATAATGTTTATTTGTTTGATGAAGATAAAATAACAGCAGATGTTGCAAAGGCAAAAGAAGTAAGTGATGTTGTGATTGTTTCATGTCATTGGGGAACTGAAAGTGTGTATGATATTACAGATACGCAAGAACAGTATGCTCAATTATTAGCTGATTTAGAAGTTGATTTGGTGTTGGGTCATCATGCTCATATTATTCAATCTGTAGAATGGGTAGAAGGTGTCAATGGAAATGAAACATTGGTTGCTTATGGTTTAGGGAATTTCCTTAGTACAATGGAGACATTAGATACTCAATTAGAAGGAATGTTATCATTGGATTTTGTAAAGACGGATGATGATGTAGTGATTGAAAATGTAGAATGGATTTCTTTAGTGAATCATTTTGAAGATGGTTTTGAAACAGCAGCTCCAACAGTTTATTTATTAAGTGAATATAGTGAAGAATTACGTCAAGAACATTATGTATTAAGTGATTATCCAGATGCATTAGAATACTTTGAAGAAAAAACAGCAGAAATAATGTCAAATATATCAATAAGAGAGTAG
- a CDS encoding heavy metal translocating P-type ATPase, with protein MKTKFEVTGMTCAACVSHVEKAIKPLDGVQEVQINLLQNNMYVEYNEDILQAAAICQAVQKAGYQADYGAVKKTEIKTKDTMKQRLILSYLFLIPLMYVSMGHMLGAPLPSFLEGTQNAVSFALTQMLLALPILYVNRKIFKNGFKALFHLMPNMDSLIAIGSSAAFIYGVFAIYRIGYGLGTLNYDLVTSYHMDLYFESSATILALITTGKYLESRSKQKTTDAISKLLNLVPPTATILKDGKEVQIPVESLQINDIFIIRSGQSIPVDGNVVEGSCTVDESALTGESMPVFKQTGDNVMSGSMNKTGFIHCCATKVGNDTTISKIIELVEQAAASKAPISKLADKIAAVFVPVVITISILSFITWLSLGYPLETAISFAICVLVISCPCALGLATPTAIMVGTGVGAKNGILIKSAQSLEIAHQVTTIVFDKTGTITKGKPQVTDVDTKIEQEEFLRIMASLERLSEHPLASAILEYYPNTDHYYQVQDFKVYLGQGIIGTIHDQPIIIGNSHLLEEHHIMNTYVDKAEVLSNDAKTVLYMAINNELVGIIAVSDPIKETSKEAIEKLEAMGLEIVMLTGDNLQTATSIQKKLNIDKVIAQVLPQDKESHIRSLQKEGKIVAMVGDGINDAPALVSSDVGIAIGAGSDIAIDSADIVLMKSDLLDCVTAIKLSKAVIKNIKENLFWAFFYNTLGIPLAAGCFYLSFGWKLNPMFGAAAMSCSSIFVVSNALRLRFFQTNKKGEVVVMKKEMVIEGMMCSHCTGRVDKALNGLVGVQATVSLEDKKAYLTLEQDIDDTLLKSVVEDAGYKVISIQ; from the coding sequence ATGAAAACAAAATTTGAAGTAACAGGAATGACATGTGCTGCCTGTGTCAGCCATGTTGAAAAAGCTATTAAACCATTAGATGGTGTACAAGAGGTACAAATAAACTTATTACAAAATAATATGTATGTAGAATATAATGAAGATATCTTACAAGCAGCTGCTATTTGTCAAGCAGTTCAAAAAGCTGGTTATCAAGCAGATTATGGTGCAGTAAAGAAAACAGAAATAAAAACAAAAGATACAATGAAACAAAGATTAATTCTATCTTATCTTTTTTTAATTCCTTTGATGTATGTTTCAATGGGACATATGTTGGGAGCTCCTTTACCTAGCTTTTTAGAAGGTACCCAAAATGCAGTATCTTTTGCATTAACTCAAATGTTATTAGCGTTACCTATTTTATATGTAAATAGAAAGATATTTAAGAATGGTTTTAAGGCTTTATTCCATCTTATGCCTAATATGGATTCTTTAATTGCTATTGGATCTAGTGCCGCCTTTATTTATGGTGTCTTTGCAATATATCGTATTGGTTATGGATTAGGTACATTAAATTATGATCTTGTTACTAGTTATCATATGGACTTGTATTTTGAATCTTCTGCAACCATTCTTGCTTTAATTACAACTGGTAAATATCTGGAAAGTCGTTCAAAACAAAAAACAACAGACGCTATTAGTAAACTATTAAATCTTGTACCACCTACTGCTACTATTTTAAAAGATGGTAAAGAAGTACAAATCCCTGTTGAATCCTTACAAATCAATGATATTTTTATCATTCGTTCAGGTCAAAGTATTCCTGTAGATGGCAATGTAGTCGAAGGAAGTTGTACTGTAGATGAATCTGCTTTAACTGGTGAAAGTATGCCTGTTTTTAAACAAACTGGTGATAATGTTATGAGTGGTTCAATGAATAAAACAGGTTTTATTCATTGTTGTGCTACTAAGGTTGGTAATGATACAACTATTTCAAAGATTATTGAATTAGTAGAACAAGCTGCAGCTTCTAAAGCTCCCATTTCTAAACTTGCTGATAAAATAGCTGCTGTCTTTGTACCTGTTGTTATTACTATTTCTATCCTTAGTTTTATTACTTGGTTATCCCTTGGATATCCTTTAGAAACAGCTATTTCTTTTGCTATTTGTGTTTTAGTTATTTCTTGTCCTTGTGCTTTAGGTTTAGCTACTCCTACTGCTATTATGGTTGGTACTGGGGTTGGTGCTAAAAATGGTATTTTAATTAAGTCTGCTCAAAGTTTAGAAATAGCTCATCAAGTAACAACGATTGTATTTGATAAAACTGGAACTATTACCAAAGGGAAACCTCAAGTAACGGATGTGGATACTAAAATAGAACAAGAAGAATTCTTAAGAATAATGGCAAGTCTTGAAAGACTTTCTGAACATCCTCTAGCAAGTGCAATATTAGAATATTATCCGAATACTGATCATTATTATCAAGTACAAGATTTTAAAGTTTATCTAGGACAAGGTATTATTGGTACTATCCATGATCAACCTATTATTATTGGTAATAGTCATTTATTAGAAGAACATCATATAATGAATACTTATGTTGATAAAGCTGAGGTTCTATCAAATGATGCAAAGACTGTTTTATATATGGCTATAAATAATGAATTAGTTGGAATTATTGCTGTTAGTGATCCTATTAAAGAAACTAGTAAAGAAGCGATTGAAAAACTAGAAGCAATGGGATTAGAAATAGTCATGTTAACAGGAGATAACTTACAAACTGCTACTTCTATACAGAAAAAACTAAATATTGATAAAGTAATTGCACAAGTACTTCCTCAAGATAAAGAAAGTCATATTCGTTCATTGCAAAAAGAAGGAAAGATTGTTGCTATGGTAGGAGATGGTATTAATGATGCTCCTGCATTAGTTAGTAGTGATGTCGGTATTGCAATTGGTGCTGGTAGTGATATTGCTATTGATTCTGCTGATATCGTATTAATGAAAAGTGATTTATTAGACTGTGTTACTGCTATTAAGCTAAGTAAAGCAGTTATTAAAAATATAAAAGAAAACTTGTTTTGGGCATTCTTCTATAATACATTAGGAATTCCTCTAGCTGCAGGTTGTTTCTATCTAAGCTTTGGATGGAAACTAAACCCAATGTTTGGTGCTGCTGCAATGAGTTGTAGTTCTATCTTTGTAGTAAGTAATGCATTAAGACTACGTTTCTTTCAAACAAACAAGAAGGGAGAGGTTGTTGTGATGAAAAAAGAAATGGTAATAGAAGGAATGATGTGTTCTCACTGTACAGGTCGTGTTGATAAAGCATTAAACGGACTTGTTGGTGTCCAAGCTACAGTTAGCTTAGAAGATAAAAAAGCATATCTTACTCTTGAACAAGATATTGATGACACACTATTAAAAAGTGTTGTAGAAGATGCCGGTTATAAAGTAATTTCTATTCAATAA
- a CDS encoding Cof-type HAD-IIB family hydrolase produces MEYKLIACDMDETLLNNEHLCPRANIEAIMKASKEYGVKFVPATGRGFAQISKVLKELGLDDVEDEYVISYNGASLSENKGSKVLSFNGLDYDIMKELAEFGWGKDVCVLIGTFEGPYGYDMKDNERQRLIGQGLKFVEKKEKDVSFLKDTPICKILFQSEDIEYLHSLEAQIDNRLKEKVTISYSSNRYMEINRKGVHKGQGLKELAKLLNIPMEQTIAIGDNYNDLSMLEVAGLSIAANNAVDDVKEVCDYVTKADNNEGVVAEAIRKYIFHEDI; encoded by the coding sequence ATGGAATATAAATTGATTGCTTGTGATATGGATGAAACATTATTAAATAATGAACATCTTTGTCCTAGAGCAAATATAGAAGCTATTATGAAAGCAAGTAAAGAGTATGGTGTTAAATTTGTACCAGCTACAGGTAGAGGTTTTGCACAGATTAGTAAAGTATTGAAAGAATTAGGTTTAGATGATGTGGAAGATGAGTATGTTATTTCTTATAATGGAGCATCGCTATCAGAGAATAAAGGGAGTAAGGTTTTATCTTTTAATGGTTTGGATTATGATATTATGAAGGAATTAGCTGAGTTTGGATGGGGTAAGGATGTATGTGTTTTAATTGGTACTTTTGAAGGACCTTATGGTTATGATATGAAAGATAATGAACGTCAAAGACTCATAGGACAAGGACTTAAATTTGTAGAGAAAAAAGAAAAAGATGTATCTTTCTTAAAAGATACACCGATATGTAAAATTCTATTTCAAAGTGAAGATATCGAATATTTACATTCATTAGAAGCACAAATAGATAATCGATTAAAAGAAAAAGTAACAATTAGTTATTCATCTAATCGTTATATGGAAATAAATCGAAAAGGAGTACATAAAGGACAAGGTTTAAAAGAACTTGCAAAGTTATTAAATATACCAATGGAACAAACAATAGCAATTGGAGATAATTATAATGATCTTTCTATGTTAGAAGTAGCAGGTTTATCAATAGCTGCTAATAATGCAGTAGATGATGTAAAAGAAGTATGTGACTATGTCACGAAAGCAGATAATAATGAAGGTGTAGTAGCAGAAGCTATTAGAAAGTATATATTTCATGAAGACATTTAA
- a CDS encoding Cof-type HAD-IIB family hydrolase, which yields MYKLMLSDLDETLIVNHHVPTMNIEAIKKAREKGMKFVPATGRGYMMVTEILEELDALKKEGEYTICYNGGMIIENKNDRILYFKGVTYELAEKLTAMIKSYPKAGLLLFSSDHCYMIHPIESEVERKTTQKCPFTILKEEELPILKDVKLVKILYVYPDMDCLKQIEKECQKEIATFDVSVSYSSNRYLEFNAAGVDKGAALRFLANYLGIEVEETIAIGDNYNDLEMIKAAGLGVAVSNANQDVKDNSDYVTVHDYYEGAVKETIEKFVLGENDGI from the coding sequence ATGTATAAATTAATGTTATCAGATTTAGATGAAACACTTATAGTGAATCATCATGTACCAACAATGAACATAGAAGCAATAAAAAAAGCTAGAGAAAAAGGAATGAAGTTTGTACCTGCTACTGGGAGAGGGTATATGATGGTAACGGAAATCTTAGAAGAACTAGATGCTTTGAAAAAAGAGGGAGAGTATACGATTTGTTATAATGGGGGAATGATTATTGAAAATAAGAATGATCGTATTCTTTATTTTAAAGGAGTTACTTATGAGCTTGCAGAGAAGTTAACGGCTATGATTAAGAGCTATCCTAAAGCAGGATTGTTGTTGTTTTCAAGTGATCACTGTTATATGATTCATCCTATTGAATCAGAAGTAGAAAGAAAAACGACACAAAAGTGTCCTTTTACTATTTTAAAAGAAGAAGAATTACCAATCTTAAAAGATGTAAAATTGGTTAAGATATTATATGTATACCCTGATATGGACTGCTTAAAACAAATTGAGAAAGAGTGTCAAAAAGAAATAGCTACTTTTGATGTGAGTGTTAGTTATTCATCAAATAGATATTTAGAATTTAATGCTGCTGGTGTTGATAAAGGAGCAGCACTTCGCTTTTTAGCTAATTATTTAGGAATAGAAGTAGAAGAAACGATTGCTATTGGAGATAACTATAATGATTTAGAAATGATTAAAGCAGCTGGCTTAGGGGTGGCTGTAAGTAATGCGAATCAAGATGTGAAAGATAATAGTGATTATGTTACGGTTCATGATTATTATGAAGGGGCTGTAAAGGAAACAATAGAGAAGTTTGTGTTAGGAGAAAATGATGGAATATAA
- a CDS encoding uracil-DNA glycosylase: MKTFKEVLEVESKKEYFIELQIFLDQEYQEKIIYPQREDIYNAIRICELEDVKVLILGQDPYHGPNQAHGLAFSVQKGVKIPPSLVNIFKEVQSDMEQEVNDHGDLTYLARQGVCLLNTVFTVPASTPNGHAKKGWEQFSDAIIDACNQREKPMVFILWGKNAISKAKYIDQTKHCVLTSVHPSPLSAYRGFFGSKPFSKANEFLIQHHQEPIHWGK, encoded by the coding sequence ATGAAGACATTTAAAGAAGTATTGGAAGTAGAATCTAAAAAAGAATATTTTATAGAGTTACAAATCTTTTTAGATCAAGAATATCAAGAAAAAATAATTTATCCTCAAAGAGAAGATATTTATAACGCGATTCGTATTTGTGAATTAGAAGATGTAAAAGTATTAATTTTAGGACAAGATCCTTACCATGGTCCTAATCAAGCTCATGGTTTAGCGTTTAGTGTTCAAAAAGGAGTTAAAATTCCACCAAGTTTAGTTAATATATTTAAAGAGGTTCAAAGTGATATGGAACAAGAAGTAAATGATCATGGGGATTTGACTTATCTTGCAAGGCAAGGTGTTTGTTTGTTGAATACTGTATTTACAGTACCAGCTAGTACACCAAATGGGCATGCTAAAAAAGGATGGGAACAGTTTAGTGATGCTATTATTGATGCCTGTAATCAAAGAGAGAAACCAATGGTATTTATCTTATGGGGCAAAAATGCGATATCAAAAGCAAAATATATTGATCAAACAAAACATTGTGTTTTAACATCAGTACATCCTTCTCCACTATCTGCTTATCGAGGATTCTTTGGATCAAAACCTTTTAGTAAAGCAAATGAATTTTTAATACAACATCATCAAGAACCTATTCATTGGGGAAAATAA